The following proteins are encoded in a genomic region of Mycolicibacterium confluentis:
- the mdlC gene encoding benzoylformate decarboxylase — protein MAESKSVHEVTYDLLRALGLTTVFGNPGSTEQTFLQNFPDDFTYILGLQEASVLAMADGFAQSTGRPALVNLHTAAGTGNAMGSLVAAYRANTPLIVTAGQQTREMSLCDPYLNNPDSTVMPQPWVKWAYEPARAEDVPAAFMRAYAVAMQPPAGPVFLSIPLDDWNKPALGPAVVRTVSQRVEPDSERLREFASRISRAQRPLLVLGPEVDRAGAWDAGVAFAEKLRAPVRGGPLAPRCSFPEDHPLYAGPLPLTIAGVNQAVTGYDLVIVIGAQVFSYYPYVAGDYLPEGTDLLQITVDPHLAAVAPVGDSLVGDMNTALEQLLDLVQVPSDRQAPPGLTRDFSGDLPVASAPLLPNDVYAVLSRVKPDDAAVVMESTSTLADLIQWWPTRRPGSFFATGSGGIGWGVPAAVGIALGDRARGVRRTIVASIGDGSFQYSIQAIWTAAQHKLPIVFVVQRNGEYCVLKSFALLEETPNVPGLDLPGLGIAALATGFGCRTATVGSTEDLAQEFKAALEADGPTVLVVPTQSHLPVLG, from the coding sequence ATGGCCGAATCCAAGTCCGTCCACGAGGTGACTTACGACCTGCTCCGGGCACTGGGGTTGACCACGGTGTTCGGCAATCCCGGGTCCACCGAGCAGACCTTCCTGCAGAACTTCCCGGACGACTTCACCTACATCCTGGGGTTGCAGGAAGCGTCGGTGCTGGCGATGGCTGACGGCTTCGCGCAGTCCACCGGCAGGCCCGCACTGGTCAATCTGCACACCGCAGCCGGTACCGGGAATGCGATGGGCAGCCTCGTCGCCGCTTATCGTGCGAATACGCCGTTGATCGTGACGGCCGGTCAGCAGACGCGCGAAATGTCGTTGTGTGACCCGTACCTGAACAACCCCGACTCGACGGTCATGCCGCAGCCGTGGGTGAAATGGGCCTACGAACCTGCGCGCGCCGAGGATGTGCCCGCGGCATTCATGCGGGCCTACGCGGTCGCGATGCAGCCGCCAGCGGGTCCGGTGTTCTTGTCCATACCGCTCGATGACTGGAACAAGCCGGCGCTGGGACCCGCCGTGGTCAGGACGGTCAGCCAGCGTGTCGAGCCAGATAGTGAGCGCCTGCGCGAGTTCGCTTCGCGGATCAGCCGGGCGCAGCGTCCGCTGTTGGTCCTCGGGCCCGAAGTCGATCGCGCCGGCGCCTGGGACGCCGGTGTTGCGTTCGCAGAGAAGCTGCGCGCGCCGGTGCGGGGCGGCCCCTTGGCGCCGCGGTGCTCGTTTCCGGAGGATCACCCCCTGTACGCGGGTCCCCTTCCCCTGACGATCGCCGGTGTCAATCAGGCCGTCACGGGCTACGACCTCGTCATCGTCATCGGCGCGCAGGTGTTCAGTTACTACCCCTATGTCGCGGGCGACTACCTGCCCGAAGGGACCGACCTGCTGCAGATCACCGTCGATCCGCATCTCGCCGCGGTCGCGCCGGTGGGCGACAGCCTGGTCGGTGACATGAACACCGCCTTGGAACAGCTCCTGGATCTCGTGCAGGTACCGTCCGACCGACAGGCACCGCCGGGACTGACCAGAGATTTCAGCGGCGATCTCCCCGTCGCATCCGCGCCGCTGCTGCCCAACGACGTGTACGCGGTGCTGAGCAGGGTCAAACCGGATGACGCGGCCGTCGTCATGGAGTCCACCTCCACTCTGGCGGACCTCATTCAGTGGTGGCCCACCCGGCGCCCGGGCAGCTTCTTTGCCACCGGCAGCGGAGGCATCGGCTGGGGCGTCCCCGCGGCGGTGGGCATTGCGCTCGGCGACCGGGCTCGCGGCGTGAGGCGGACCATCGTCGCCTCTATCGGCGACGGCTCGTTCCAGTACTCGATCCAGGCCATCTGGACCGCTGCGCAGCACAAGCTTCCGATCGTGTTCGTGGTGCAGCGCAACGGCGAATACTGCGTCCTGAAGTCCTTCGCACTGCTCGAAGAGACGCCCAATGTCCCCGGCCTCGACCTCCCGGGTCTGGGCATAGCGGCATTGGCAACCGGTTTCGGGTGCCGGACGGCCACTGTGGGCAGCACAGAAGACCTTGCCCAGGAGTTCAAAGCGGCCCTGGAGGCCGATGGGCCCACCGTTCTCGTCGTACCCACCCAGTCGCACCTACCGGTCCTGGGCTGA
- a CDS encoding tautomerase family protein: MPVYTCTTVQSTLSAETKADLAAEVTRIHSMINHVPGSYVNVVFHELPADAVFTDGQPGRPLLINGWVRTGHPEAQSSQLVAEVAAAASRVTGIPAKRILVVLQNSPAHLAIEGGRVLPAPGEEEAWLRESAAEGKEAD; encoded by the coding sequence ATGCCGGTCTACACGTGCACCACGGTGCAGTCGACATTGAGCGCCGAGACGAAGGCTGATCTGGCCGCGGAGGTCACCAGGATTCATTCGATGATCAATCACGTGCCCGGTTCGTACGTGAACGTCGTGTTCCACGAACTGCCCGCCGACGCCGTTTTCACCGACGGGCAGCCTGGACGACCGCTCCTGATCAACGGGTGGGTCCGCACCGGCCATCCGGAAGCGCAGAGCAGCCAACTCGTCGCCGAGGTCGCTGCCGCGGCCTCCCGCGTGACCGGCATCCCCGCGAAGCGGATTCTCGTCGTCCTCCAGAACAGCCCGGCGCATCTGGCCATCGAAGGTGGTCGGGTGCTGCCGGCCCCTGGCGAAGAAGAAGCGTGGTTACGAGAAAGTGCAGCTGAAGGAAAGGAAGCCGACTGA
- a CDS encoding FAD-linked oxidase C-terminal domain-containing protein produces MSTPTKHRPTPDSVAISRFATAAAAHGDVTTDEGVLIERGRDYWGVGGVAGLLLRPHGRDDIAAIMRLAAEHGVAIVPRGGASNCSGGMMPAAGRVLLDLTGLNQILDIDVDNRRARVEAGVINSDLQAALAPHGLCFSPDPVSAHLATVAGNIIENAGGPHALKYGVTYNHVLSVNVVLPDGSTATFSADDEGPDLLGVFIGSEGTLGIITEATVALRPIADVTHSLMGAFASARQAADTIAAVIATGVVPAAVEWLDRAGIAGLQQFYDTGYPLDADSIVLIDIDGTAAEVARDQKIVQRVLGEKATEVRVAEDEKDRAALWYGRLNAPNSVVQSGKGFFIGDVTVPRDRMPQMQEAIQGIVARHTDGLLFIAVCGHAGDGDLHPTTFYDKDNPLAASALDAANNEIIEAALALGGTITGEHGVGTEKIQFMTKRFTPVEIAAQRSIKKAFDPAGLLNPGIMLPEPSPDEPDTSAFGAAVRDALTGNTSFDLRAPLIAGDNTDITINLGNLSLVVGAATTLDALKGHLREHGVSCAAVPDTGGERTIGELVATATGSERDHIRHALLGAGVTIVDGQMRARFGAETMKDVAGYDTKRLYISGRGAFGALETLIFKIVVER; encoded by the coding sequence ATGTCCACTCCCACTAAGCATCGTCCGACCCCGGACAGTGTCGCCATCAGCCGGTTCGCCACCGCGGCCGCGGCCCATGGCGACGTCACCACCGATGAAGGCGTACTCATCGAACGCGGCCGCGACTACTGGGGCGTCGGGGGAGTTGCGGGCCTGCTGCTGCGCCCGCACGGCCGCGACGACATCGCTGCGATCATGCGACTGGCCGCCGAACACGGCGTCGCAATTGTGCCACGCGGCGGAGCGTCGAACTGCTCAGGCGGGATGATGCCGGCCGCAGGCCGTGTCCTGCTGGATCTCACCGGTCTGAATCAGATCCTCGATATCGATGTCGACAATCGCCGCGCCCGCGTCGAAGCCGGCGTCATAAACTCCGACCTGCAAGCGGCACTGGCTCCGCACGGATTGTGTTTCTCACCCGATCCGGTCTCGGCGCACCTGGCCACCGTCGCAGGGAACATCATCGAAAACGCCGGTGGTCCACACGCGCTGAAGTACGGAGTCACCTACAACCACGTCCTGAGCGTCAACGTCGTTCTGCCCGACGGATCGACCGCCACGTTCAGCGCCGACGACGAAGGTCCCGACCTGCTCGGCGTGTTCATCGGATCGGAGGGCACGCTCGGCATCATCACCGAGGCAACGGTCGCACTGCGCCCGATCGCCGACGTCACGCACAGCCTGATGGGTGCATTCGCCTCAGCAAGGCAGGCCGCTGACACCATCGCCGCGGTCATCGCCACCGGAGTGGTGCCTGCCGCGGTGGAGTGGCTCGACCGGGCGGGTATCGCTGGACTGCAGCAGTTTTACGACACAGGCTATCCGCTGGACGCCGATTCGATCGTGCTCATCGACATCGACGGCACCGCCGCGGAGGTGGCGCGAGATCAGAAGATCGTGCAGCGGGTGCTTGGCGAGAAAGCGACCGAGGTCCGCGTCGCCGAGGACGAGAAAGACCGTGCCGCACTCTGGTACGGCCGCCTCAACGCGCCCAACTCAGTGGTGCAGAGCGGCAAGGGCTTCTTCATCGGTGACGTCACCGTGCCTCGCGATCGGATGCCGCAGATGCAGGAAGCCATCCAGGGCATCGTCGCCCGCCACACCGACGGGCTTCTGTTCATCGCGGTGTGCGGTCACGCCGGTGACGGCGACCTGCACCCCACCACCTTCTACGACAAGGACAATCCACTGGCGGCATCCGCCCTGGATGCCGCCAACAACGAGATCATCGAAGCCGCGCTCGCCCTGGGCGGCACCATCACCGGTGAACACGGTGTCGGCACCGAGAAGATCCAATTCATGACCAAGCGCTTCACACCGGTGGAGATCGCTGCACAACGGTCGATCAAGAAGGCGTTCGATCCGGCCGGGCTGCTCAACCCCGGCATCATGCTGCCCGAGCCATCCCCCGACGAGCCCGACACCAGCGCGTTCGGCGCCGCCGTTCGCGACGCCCTCACCGGAAACACCAGTTTCGACTTGAGAGCTCCGCTCATCGCGGGTGACAACACCGACATCACCATCAACCTCGGCAACCTCAGTCTCGTCGTCGGCGCGGCCACCACGCTCGATGCGCTCAAGGGTCACCTCCGCGAGCACGGCGTCAGCTGTGCCGCGGTCCCCGACACAGGCGGAGAGCGCACCATCGGAGAACTCGTGGCCACCGCCACCGGCTCCGAGCGGGATCACATCAGGCATGCGTTACTCGGCGCCGGCGTCACCATCGTCGACGGGCAGATGCGCGCCCGCTTCGGTGCCGAAACCATGAAAGACGTTGCCGGATACGACACCAAACGGCTGTACATCAGCGGAAGGGGCGCCTTCGGTGCGCTGGAAACCCTGATCTTCAAAATTGTGGTGGAGCGGTAA
- the mdcA gene encoding malonate decarboxylase subunit alpha, protein MTIWDRRRNAKAERVHSGRAYSNGKVVDPAKLKDLLHQVIRSGDRVALEGDNQKQADFLSRTLADCDPGRINKLHMLISSVSRSEHLDLFERGIADKLDLAYAGPQSVRIAQMVEDGVVRIGAIHTYVELYARMFVDLAPDVVLLCAEQADADGNLYTGPNTEDTPTIAEAAAFHDGVVIVQANEIVDTATLTRVDIPGSWVDFVVQADRPFFLEPLFTRDPRHIGPVEILKAMIAIRGIYERHQVVSLNHGVGFDTAAIELLLPTYGESLGLKGRIARHWVLNPHPTLIPAIESGWVESVHCFGGEAGMDRYTAARPDVFFTGADGSLRSNRVLAQLAGQYAIDMFIGSSLQIDAVANSSTVTDGRLSGFGGAPNMGHDPHGRRHSSAAWLDLADGDGASRRGRKLVVQMAQTFRAGGVPTFVETLDAVEVGRQAGMPLAPVMIYGDDVSHVVTEEGVAYLYKAHSLADRRAALAAVAGVTPVGRRADTRQVEGLRRDGLVAFPEDLHVETRLAERSLLAARSIEDLVAWSGGLYEPPSQFRDW, encoded by the coding sequence ATGACCATCTGGGACCGCCGCCGCAACGCCAAAGCCGAACGCGTACATTCCGGTCGCGCGTACAGCAACGGCAAGGTGGTGGACCCGGCGAAGCTGAAAGACCTTCTGCACCAGGTGATCCGCTCCGGTGACCGAGTCGCACTGGAGGGCGATAACCAGAAGCAGGCCGACTTCTTGTCCCGCACGCTGGCCGATTGCGATCCGGGGCGAATCAACAAACTGCATATGCTGATCTCCTCGGTGTCGCGATCCGAACACCTCGACCTGTTCGAGCGCGGCATCGCCGACAAGCTCGACCTGGCCTACGCCGGGCCGCAGAGCGTGCGCATAGCGCAGATGGTCGAAGACGGCGTCGTCCGCATCGGTGCCATCCACACCTACGTCGAGTTGTATGCGCGTATGTTCGTCGACCTCGCCCCCGACGTGGTCCTGCTGTGCGCAGAACAAGCCGATGCCGACGGCAACCTGTACACCGGCCCCAACACCGAGGACACCCCGACGATCGCCGAGGCCGCCGCCTTCCATGACGGTGTGGTGATTGTGCAGGCCAATGAAATCGTGGACACCGCCACGCTTACCCGAGTCGACATCCCCGGGAGTTGGGTGGACTTCGTGGTGCAGGCCGACCGGCCCTTCTTCCTGGAGCCGCTGTTCACCCGGGATCCGCGCCACATCGGCCCCGTCGAGATCCTCAAGGCCATGATCGCGATCCGCGGAATCTACGAGCGTCACCAGGTGGTCTCACTCAATCACGGCGTCGGATTCGACACCGCCGCAATCGAACTGCTGCTTCCCACCTACGGTGAGAGCCTCGGTCTGAAGGGCCGGATCGCGAGGCACTGGGTGCTCAACCCGCATCCCACCCTGATCCCGGCCATCGAGTCCGGCTGGGTGGAATCCGTCCATTGCTTCGGCGGCGAAGCCGGAATGGACCGCTACACCGCCGCCCGGCCGGACGTGTTCTTCACCGGAGCCGACGGGTCATTGCGCTCGAACCGGGTGCTGGCGCAGCTGGCCGGCCAGTACGCCATCGACATGTTCATCGGTTCCTCGTTGCAGATCGACGCCGTCGCCAACTCCTCCACGGTGACTGACGGCCGGCTCTCCGGTTTTGGCGGCGCCCCGAACATGGGCCACGACCCCCACGGGCGACGACACTCGTCGGCGGCGTGGCTGGACCTCGCGGACGGCGACGGCGCCAGTCGACGCGGCCGCAAGCTGGTGGTGCAGATGGCCCAAACCTTCCGCGCCGGAGGCGTACCCACCTTTGTCGAGACACTCGATGCCGTCGAGGTGGGTAGGCAGGCCGGGATGCCGCTGGCGCCGGTGATGATCTACGGTGACGACGTGTCCCACGTGGTCACCGAGGAGGGCGTCGCCTACCTGTACAAGGCGCACTCACTGGCCGACCGTCGCGCCGCACTGGCCGCGGTTGCCGGCGTGACACCGGTGGGCCGCCGCGCCGACACCCGTCAGGTCGAGGGACTGCGGCGGGACGGACTGGTGGCCTTTCCGGAGGATCTCCACGTCGAGACCCGACTCGCCGAACGCTCTCTGCTCGCCGCCCGCAGCATCGAGGACCTGGTGGCCTGGTCGGGTGGTCTCTACGAACCGCCGTCACAGTTCCGGGACTGGTGA
- a CDS encoding triphosphoribosyl-dephospho-CoA synthase, translating to MRTSSSLATAPLTSIEIADMAVAALHAEADLTPKPGLVDQRGRGAHTDMDLAVLHASADSLHLAFAECASAATQSLADDELRARLGEIGRAGERDMLAVTGGVNTHRGALWALGLLSAGAALGADAVAVAARLAAIPDPHGPSTASHGARVRQRYGVSGATGEAQAGFPHVRLHALPALRASRRSGADEGTARLTALLALMATLEDTCVLHRGGPDGLSAVQAGARAVLDAGGIGTPEGRHHFTALDELCLSGRLSPGGSGDLLSATVFLDALDAEGLTPCRP from the coding sequence ATGCGCACCTCCAGTTCTCTCGCCACGGCACCGCTCACCAGCATTGAGATCGCCGACATGGCCGTTGCCGCGCTGCACGCCGAAGCGGATCTCACCCCGAAACCCGGACTGGTCGATCAACGGGGCCGGGGCGCGCACACGGATATGGACCTGGCGGTGCTGCACGCATCGGCGGACTCGCTGCACCTCGCGTTCGCCGAGTGTGCTTCCGCGGCAACTCAATCACTGGCCGACGACGAATTGCGAGCTCGGTTGGGTGAGATCGGTCGGGCCGGGGAACGGGACATGCTGGCGGTCACCGGTGGTGTGAACACCCACCGCGGTGCGCTGTGGGCGTTGGGGCTGCTCAGTGCAGGAGCAGCTCTCGGCGCCGACGCTGTGGCCGTTGCGGCCCGGCTGGCCGCCATTCCCGATCCGCACGGCCCTTCGACGGCGTCACACGGGGCGCGGGTCCGTCAGCGTTACGGGGTCTCCGGCGCCACAGGTGAAGCACAGGCCGGGTTCCCGCACGTGCGTCTGCACGCGCTGCCGGCGCTGCGGGCCTCCCGTCGATCCGGCGCCGATGAGGGCACCGCGCGGCTGACGGCACTGTTGGCGCTGATGGCGACCCTGGAGGACACCTGCGTCCTGCACCGCGGCGGACCTGACGGCTTGAGTGCGGTGCAGGCCGGAGCGCGGGCAGTGCTCGACGCGGGTGGCATCGGCACACCCGAGGGGCGACATCACTTCACCGCGCTCGACGAATTGTGCTTGTCCGGGCGGCTCTCTCCCGGCGGCAGTGGCGATCTGCTGTCGGCCACTGTGTTTCTCGATGCGCTGGACGCAGAAGGACTGACGCCATGCAGACCCTGA